Within Runella rosea, the genomic segment CTTGCTGTATATCGAATTGAACAGATTAAAGCCTCAGGTGGAGCCAAAATGATTTTAGTAGAGACTTCCCAACACTCCTTTGGTTTTTACGAAAAACTCGGTTTTAAACTCCTTTCTCAACAGCCCGACTATTGGGCGCCAGGCATTGATTTATACTCGGCGGTGCTGGAACTGGAGTAAAGATGCTCCGATAAGTCATTAACAAATTTCTATCTATACATAAAAAGCCGCGATGCAAAATGGTTGCAACGCGGCTTTTTTATGCCGAATACTTCTTTAGCGTCTGACAGTTTAGAACAGTCGGACGCGGCGGCGTTATAAATTACAATCTCGAAACAGCTTGCTGAACGAAGGCCGTCAGGTCGCTACCCGACAACATTCCCTGCGACAATAAGGCCAAGTTATAAGCGTGACGAATCAGGGCAGAGGCGTCTGATGGGTCAGTAGCGTTCAGGACTTTTTGCGTAACGGGGTGGTTTGCGTTGATGGCCAAGTTGAGCATCGTCGGCATATCGCCAAACATTGATTTTTGCCCCGAGGTAGCTGCCATATCGTTCATACGACGAATAAACTCGGGAATCGTAATGACTACGGGCATTTCGTCCGTAGGCATGGCTTCAACCGTAATCGTGAGCTTAGGCGCTCCGCCAAGGGTTTCTTCAAACAGCTTTTTAGCGCGCTCTTCGTCGTCTTTTGAAAGTACACTTTCGAGCTTGATTTCTTTCTCAATCAGCTTATCCAACGTATCGGCATCGACGCGCTTAATGCTGGTTTTCTCGATTTTGTACTCAATACCGTTGATAAAGTGCGGGTCAATGACGCTGTCAAAAATCAGTACATCGTAGCCGCGTTTTTGCGCAGATTGAATATAAGTGTCTTGCTTTTGCACGTCACTTGCGTACAGCCATACCACTGTGCCGCCTTTATCGGTTTGATTTTCTTTAACTTTTTCGGTGTATTCTTCAAACGTAAAGTGCTTACCAGCTAGGTTTTTAACGAGGCAGAATTCTTTGGCTTTTTCGCCGAATTTGTCGTCTGAAATCATACCATATTTTACAAATAGTCCGATGTCATCAAACTTCTTCTCAAAACCTTCACGGTCGTTGCGGAAGATTTCAGAAAGCTTGTCGGCTACCTTACGCGTAATATATCCGTTGATTTTTTTTACGTTTGAATCCGACTGCAAATAACTGCGAGACACGTTGAGCGGAATATCTGGTGAGTCAATCACGCCATGGAGCAATTGTAAGAAATCGGGTACGACATCTTTTACCTCATCCGTGATAAACACCTGACGGCTATAGAGTTGGATTTTTTCCTTCTTGATGGAAAAGTCGTTTTTGAGTTTTGGAAAATACAAAACTCCCGTAAGATTGAACGGATAATCGACGTTGAGGTGAATCCAAAACAAAGGATCTTCGCTCATCGGGTGCAGTTCCTTGTAGAACGCAATGTAGTCTTCGTCTTTCAGTTCAGAAGGTTGCTTAGTCCAGATTGGATTCGGATTGTTGATGATTTTTTCGTCAAATTCAATCTCTACTGGCAGGAATTTGCCGTATTTCTCCAAAATCTCGTTGAGACGATATTTCATCAAAAACTCTTCCGAATCTTCGGCAATGTGCAGAATGATGTCGGTTCCTCGGTCTTCTTTTTGGGCGGGTTCGATGCTAAATTCTGTTGAGCCATCGCAGGTCCAGCGTACGGCTTCGGCACCTTCCTGAAAAGATTTTGTGATGATTTCGACTTCTCTCGCCACCATGAACGAAGAATAAAATCCAAGTCCGAAGTTTCCGATGATGTTGCCGCGCGTGTCTTCTTTTTCTTTGTATTTCTCCACAAATTCGGCGGCTCCCGAAAACGCAATCTGATTGATATATTTTTTGATTTCGTCGGCCGTCATCCCGATACCTCGGTCGCTGATGGTAATGGTTTTGGCTTCTGCGTCCAGTTTTACCGTTACTTTCAGTTCGCCCAATTCACCATTGAATTCACCGAAACCTGCCAGTTTTTTGAGTTTTTGGGTGGCGTCTACGGCGTTAGAAACCAACTCACGCAAAAATATTTCGTGATCAGAATAGAGGAATTTTTTGATAATTGGGAAAATATTGTCGGTATGAATCGACAATTGACCTTTTTCGGCCGCTGATGTAGTTGCTTCCATAATCAATGTTTAAGTGATTAAATGTTATGACGATTGACAACCAGTCAATTTTTATTCCAAGGCGTAGATTTCTGACAGATTGTCAGAAATTAGTTATCCTAAAGAAATAAGCGGTCATAAAAGGAAGCATTACTGAATCTCAATCCCAATTTGGCGCATCAAGGCCGTGGCGTTGAACTCCCGACAAACCCCCTCTTGCAGGCGATAATCGAAGTGAAGCTGACCGTCGGCAAACGTCGAATAAAAGCTATAATTATGGATGTAATCATGCACCGACGACATCATTCCCAGTTCTAAATCGTGCGTGGAAACAAACCCTGAGCAGTGCAATAAATGCAGTTGCCGAATCAAGGCTTCCGCTCCTTTGTGACGGTCGACCGAATTGGTTCCTTTCAGGATTTCATCTAAAAAGTAAAAAACGGGAATGTGGGATGATTTGGCAAGTTGCAGCAACGCTTCCAACCGCTTGAGCTCGGCATAAAAAGAAGAGGTATTTTCTTCGAGTGAATCCTGCGTTCGCATACTTGTAAATACCCGAACGGGTGAACACGTAAAAGCCGCTGCACAAACCGTTGAGCCTGCCAGCGCAAGGACCGTGTTGAGGCTTAGTGTTCGTAAAAAAGTGCTTTTCCCAGACATATTGGACCCCGTAATGATGGCCGTTTGCCCCACATAGCTAAGCTCAAAATCATTACAAACCCTTTTGTCGGGGTGTATTAACGGATGTCCCGCCTGTTGTGCTTTAAATTCAAAGGATTCGGAAGAAATTTCTGCAAACGGATATTGCGGATTAGCGTAGGAAAAACCCGCTAAACTGCACAAGGTCTCGATCTCACCCGCCACCGAGAGCCACTTGGCAAGGTCGTGGCGGTGCGTTTTTTTCCAAGCTTCCAGCTTCGTCATCCATTGCAAATCCCACAAAGTCGGCAGCCCGATGGCCAGCATGAAATAAGGATTAAGTCGAAAGTTGAGGCTTTCGGTGACGGATGCGAGGGTATCAATCTGCTTAGATGCCGTGGTGCTTCCTGATTGTAACTGATACTGAAGTTGTTTGAGTTTTACAGACTGAAAAGGTTGATTTTCAATCTTTTTGAGTAATACACCAAGGGCTTTTAGGGTGTCTACAATCCCCTGTGATTGCTCCGCATAGGCTTTGACCGAAGGATTTAATTTACTCAAAATAAAGCTATGGAAACCCAACAAAAGGAGTACTACCGACCAAGGTATAAAGCCTGTAAATGCCCCGATAATGAAGCCGATGGTGAGCAACGGCAGCCAACGGAGTTTTTTCCATCTCAGTATGGACTCATTTTCACCCGCATGAAGCCAATGTTCCAAAAAATCAGTTGGTTCGGCAATTTGTTTTTCCAACCGGGCATTTGCTTCCAGCTCCTGGCGCCAATCCAGCAAAGGCGTAAGTTCTTGTATGGCTACCTGTCGCACCGCAATTTCGATTGGGTCGGCCGGGCCGAGCAGCCAATTGGCTAAAGTTTGCATTCCTACCCGCGTGTGCGCTCGGTTGAGCAACTTAAACAAAGAATGAGGTCCAAAAATATCGAGGTCGTTGCTATAAATGTGGTTTTTGATGGAAAACTCCTCCCCCGTTTGGGGGCGAGAAAAACGCAAAGAAAGGCGCTCTGTTTCGTCGGCGTTGAGTGTGGTCAACGCACGGTGCAGCTTTAGTTGGTGTCTAGTGGCTTGATGCTTACGTAGAATAAAGGCGAAAATGACGAGCCCAACGCCCCCCGCCGTGACGGGAACCCACAAAGAAAAAGGGAGTAATTGCCAAACAGCCACGATTGCCCCAATGAACACAATGAGGCGGATGGTCGAGAGTTGATTATAGGTTTTCTGAAAAGCGTCGGCCTGTTCTTTAAATTGGGCTTGACGATGATGAAAAATTTCGGAAGGGGTCACGGCTGTTTTTGCCCGCAAAGGTAGCAATACCCTTTCGGATTATCAGAACTCCTGCGATAAAATGGCTTAATTCAGCGAATAAAGAGGCAGTTTTACAGCAGTAGCGGTATTGTTGAACATCAACTCGCTTATGGTCGCCTGCATATAGCCAATCAGCGGAAACTCGGCAATAATCTCCATCACTTCTATGTCATTTTCGGCTTTGATAACGCACCACAACTTGGAGCGGTCGGAAGCGAGTGAATAAGAAGTTATTTTTCCCTTTTCCATCAACTTGTTGATTTTCAATCGTTGACGGGGGATTTTTGCGATAAATTCCTCCGTTGTTTCCTCAGGAAGAATAAACTCAACCATAAATTGGCTCATATTGGATGCAAGTTTGGGGGTGAATTATAAACTGCCTTATTAATCCACCTTGTATTGTTTAGGGCAAGAATATGTGGACTTCAACGTAACAGCCGTACGAATGAAATGGTTCGTAAGACTGTATTTGCTTCGTCAGAATTACGAAAGCAGACCAAAAAAATCATTTATTTTTTTGTTGTTTTGCGTTCTCAACCACTAAAACCATTGAATTTTTCATGCCACTGCCCAGAAAAGCCAGCGAATCTCACACTATTATGACCGAAATGGTATTGCCCAATGATACCAATACCCTCAACAACCTAATGGGCGGGCGCTTGCTGCATTGGATGGATATTTGCGCGGCCATAACCGCTCAAAAACACGCCCACAGAACGGTCGTTACCGCTTCGGTAGATAATGTGTCGTTTGCTGAACCCATTAAACTAGGAAATATTGTAACGTTTGAGGCGCAGGTAACGCGCGCTTTTACGTCTTCCATGGAAGTACACATCAAAGTAAGCGCGCAGAATCTTTCAGCGGGCGAAAAAGCCATTCATACCAACGCCGCTTTCTACACCTTTGTGGCTGTTGACCAAAGTGGTCGCCCGATTGAAGTTGCACCCGTAATTACCGAAACGGAAGAAGAA encodes:
- a CDS encoding acyl-CoA thioesterase — encoded protein: MPLPRKASESHTIMTEMVLPNDTNTLNNLMGGRLLHWMDICAAITAQKHAHRTVVTASVDNVSFAEPIKLGNIVTFEAQVTRAFTSSMEVHIKVSAQNLSAGEKAIHTNAAFYTFVAVDQSGRPIEVAPVITETEEEKELFHSALRRRQLRLVLAGRMKPSEATELKALFGE
- a CDS encoding MutS-related protein, whose amino-acid sequence is MTPSEIFHHRQAQFKEQADAFQKTYNQLSTIRLIVFIGAIVAVWQLLPFSLWVPVTAGGVGLVIFAFILRKHQATRHQLKLHRALTTLNADETERLSLRFSRPQTGEEFSIKNHIYSNDLDIFGPHSLFKLLNRAHTRVGMQTLANWLLGPADPIEIAVRQVAIQELTPLLDWRQELEANARLEKQIAEPTDFLEHWLHAGENESILRWKKLRWLPLLTIGFIIGAFTGFIPWSVVLLLLGFHSFILSKLNPSVKAYAEQSQGIVDTLKALGVLLKKIENQPFQSVKLKQLQYQLQSGSTTASKQIDTLASVTESLNFRLNPYFMLAIGLPTLWDLQWMTKLEAWKKTHRHDLAKWLSVAGEIETLCSLAGFSYANPQYPFAEISSESFEFKAQQAGHPLIHPDKRVCNDFELSYVGQTAIITGSNMSGKSTFLRTLSLNTVLALAGSTVCAAAFTCSPVRVFTSMRTQDSLEENTSSFYAELKRLEALLQLAKSSHIPVFYFLDEILKGTNSVDRHKGAEALIRQLHLLHCSGFVSTHDLELGMMSSVHDYIHNYSFYSTFADGQLHFDYRLQEGVCREFNATALMRQIGIEIQ
- a CDS encoding muconolactone Delta-isomerase family protein codes for the protein MSQFMVEFILPEETTEEFIAKIPRQRLKINKLMEKGKITSYSLASDRSKLWCVIKAENDIEVMEIIAEFPLIGYMQATISELMFNNTATAVKLPLYSLN
- the htpG gene encoding molecular chaperone HtpG — encoded protein: MEATTSAAEKGQLSIHTDNIFPIIKKFLYSDHEIFLRELVSNAVDATQKLKKLAGFGEFNGELGELKVTVKLDAEAKTITISDRGIGMTADEIKKYINQIAFSGAAEFVEKYKEKEDTRGNIIGNFGLGFYSSFMVAREVEIITKSFQEGAEAVRWTCDGSTEFSIEPAQKEDRGTDIILHIAEDSEEFLMKYRLNEILEKYGKFLPVEIEFDEKIINNPNPIWTKQPSELKDEDYIAFYKELHPMSEDPLFWIHLNVDYPFNLTGVLYFPKLKNDFSIKKEKIQLYSRQVFITDEVKDVVPDFLQLLHGVIDSPDIPLNVSRSYLQSDSNVKKINGYITRKVADKLSEIFRNDREGFEKKFDDIGLFVKYGMISDDKFGEKAKEFCLVKNLAGKHFTFEEYTEKVKENQTDKGGTVVWLYASDVQKQDTYIQSAQKRGYDVLIFDSVIDPHFINGIEYKIEKTSIKRVDADTLDKLIEKEIKLESVLSKDDEERAKKLFEETLGGAPKLTITVEAMPTDEMPVVITIPEFIRRMNDMAATSGQKSMFGDMPTMLNLAINANHPVTQKVLNATDPSDASALIRHAYNLALLSQGMLSGSDLTAFVQQAVSRL